A region of the Candidatus Eisenbacteria bacterium genome:
GAGCGTCCTGTATGTCGTGCTCCTCGCGGCGGTCCTGTCGGCGCTCGCGCTCAAGCTGATGAAGCGGCGGTTGATCCAGTAGGAGCGCGCTACCGCGTTACCGCGGGAGCGTCCGGAGCCTCGCCTCGGCGACGCGCGCCGCCTCGGGATCGGAGCGGCCGAGCGCGATCGCGCGGCGATAATGGTGCACGATGCCTTCGTAGAGCATGTAGTCCCCGGGTGTGTATCGCAGCCGCATCGCCTCGGCGAGGTAGAGGCGTATCCGCGCCGAATCCGCGCCCGCCCGGCCTGAAACATAGAGGGCTCGAAGATCGGGCTCGGCACGCTCCAGCGCTTCGGGCGACACGGTTTCGTCCCACACGGGCGGGAGCCCGAACCGCCGCAGCACCGCCTCGTATTCGCCGCCGGTCGGGGATGACTCCTCGGCGCGGAACCGTGATGCGGCCGCTCGACCCTCCTCGGCCGATTCCGGCGCGGCAAGAGCGGCGGCTCTCCCGGGCTGTTCGGGCTCCGGCTCCATCGGCTGCTCGTCCGAGGGAACAAGGATGACCTTCGACGCCTGATCGGCCGCCTCGTTGCGGGCTTTTTGCTCGCGCTTCGCGAGCCGATCCTTCGCGCGCGCCTCCTTCGCCGCATCGCGCATGGCGAGGTTCTCGACGCCTCCGACCGCCCCCGATTCCCCCGGCGCGCTCCCCACCGGGGCCTCGTTTACCCTCGTCGGAAGGAGAGGCGCACGCGGGTAGCCCCCCTGTTTCACGAGAATCACGACGACCGCCAGGACCGCGGCCGCGGCGCCGGCCGTGGAGAGAACCGCGGGCCAGGGCAGGCGCGGAGCATCCCGGACGCGCCGATCCTCGCCGGCCTGGTCCTCATCGAAGACGCCGCGGCGGCCACGACCCGAGCCGGCGTCGCGGCCCACACGAACGCCTCCGGCAGGCACACCCTTCTCCGTCCCCACCGTGCCCGTCTCCACCTCGCCACCCGCCGCCGCGATCCGTGCGCGGACGCTCTCGTGCAGGTGCTCCAGATATTCGGCCGGGGATCGATCCGGGGACCGGCGAAGCTCGGCTTCGAGCGAGGAGACCTGATCGATCAGCATCCGGCACGCACTGCAACCGATCACGTGGGCCTCGATGACCCCCCGCTTCTCCGGTGGCAACTCGCCGTCCCGGTAGGCGAAGAGGTCTTCGGAGCGAGGGTGTGTCGTATCGTCTCTCATCGGCGGAACCTCGACGCTCGGATCCTCTCCACTTCCTCGAGCAAGGCCTCGCGCGCGCGGGCCAATCGGGACATGACGGTGCCTATCGGGATATCCAACGCGCTTGCGATCTCGGCGTACGGCAGATCCCCCTCCACGCGAAGGGCGAGAATCGAACGATGCTCTTCGGAGAGCCGCTCCAGAGCTTGCTCCACGTCGAGCAGGTTCTGCCGCCCGGCCGGGTCCAGTGTAGCGTCGGGCAGCCGTTCCGCGAGCGTCATTCCCTCGTTCCCCGGCTCATCGAGCGGAACCGTTGCCCGGCGGGCGCCCTGGCGGATCTGGCTCAACGCCGTCCTCGCGACGATCGTGAGGAACCACGGCCCGAACGCGCAGCCCGCGTCGAAGCGTGGGAGCGCGCGGTAGGCTTTGACATAGCTGTCCTGGACCACGTCGTCGGCGTCCTCGTGGTTGCGCGTGATCCTGCGTGCCAGTCGATAGGCGGGGCGCCGCGTGCGGCGCACGAGCTCGTCGAATGCGTCGATCTCGCCGGCCAGCACGAGCTGGACGATCTCGGCGTCCGGAACCGCCGTGCGGTCGGGCTTTATCGAACCCATGGGACGCGGACTGTACTACGCGCGTTGCGCAGCGTGTATTCCAAACAAAACGGGTGTGCCGATTGAACTTTGCGGCCCAAGCACATAGGATGATTCGATTCGGCCGGGCAAACCGCGTGTCCAGTCCTCCAGAGGAGCCGCCATGAATTTGAGCGCCGCATTCGATTTCATCCAGAAGAACGAGAAGCGCTACATCGACGAGCTGATCCAATTCCTCCGCATTCCGAGCATCAGCGCCCACAAGGAGCACGATAAGGACGTGCAGGCGGCGCTCGAGTTCGACAAGAAGAAGCTCGAGTCCCTGGGATTCAGGACCGAGGTGTGGCCCACGCGCTCGCACGCCGGGCTTTTCGCCGAGCGGATCGTGGACCCCGCGGCCCCGACGGTGCTGATCTACGGACACGTCGACGTGCAGCCGGTGGACCCCATCGAGCTGTGGGAAAGCCCTCCCTTCGAGCCGCGGATCAAGGATGGAGCCATCTGGGCCCGAGGAGCCGATGACAACAAGGGGCAGCATTACGCCCAGATCGCCGGGGTCGAATCGGTCATCCAGGGGGGCGGCGGGCTCCCGGTGAACGTGAAGTTCATCATCGAGAGCGACGAGGAATTCGACGGCGAAGCGATGGCCGAGGTGGCCCCCCGGCACAAAGAGAAGCTCCGTTGCGACGTGTTCGTGGTCTCCGACTCGAGCTTTCCGGACATCGACCACCCCGCGATCACGGTCTCCCTGCGCGGGATTCAGACGGTGGAGATCACGATCCGGGGGCCGGCAGGCGACAAGCACTCGGGGGAGTGGGGCGGTATGCTCTACGAGCCGATCGACGTGCTGCGCTGGGTGCTTCAGCACTTGAAGGATTTCAAGACCGGCCGGGTGCTCGTCCCTGGGTTTTACGACGATGTCCAGGAGGTGAGCGCCGAGGACCGGAGGGCGATCGGTGCCGTGCCGTGGAACGACGCCTCACGGGCGAAATCGATCGGCGCAAAGCGGCTCTTCCACGAAGAAGGCTTCTCCGCGCTCGAATCGGCCACGATCCGTCCGACGCTGCAGGTTAACGGCGTGATCGGGGGCTACACCGGAGAGGGCTTCAAGACCGTCATCGGCTCCTGGGTGCGCGCGAAGATCAGCATGCGCCTTGTCCACAATCAGGATCCGGAGCGGATCTACCACCTTTTCGAGCGGTACGTGCGCGAGCTGGTCGGCGACATGGGAACGGTGGAGTTTCGGAAGTTCGGCGCGGGCCGTCCGGTTCGGGCCGAGGTATCCAACCCCTTCGTCCAGGCCGGGTTACGCGCCCTGGAGGCCGGCTTCGAGAAGCCCCCGATCGCCATGGGCCAGGGAGGTTCCATACCGATCGTCGCCCCCATGGTCGCGATCACGGGGGCCCCGTGCGTCCTCATGGGCTTCGGACTTCCGGAGGACAACCTCCACGCGCCCAACGAGCATTTCGCGATCCGCTGTTTCCTCGGGGGGGCGCGCTCGGCGGCGGCTTACTTGAACGAGGTTTCGAGCAGGGTTGGAGCAGGCGCCAGACGGTGATCGGGTGGGGTCGCGCGCGGGTTACGATCGAATCGACTTTTCGCGATGCCGCATCTGGTAGTATGTAGTATATAGGGAGGAGCGGCCAGGGATGGCCTGAGCCTTGTGCCCACGTCACGGAAGGCGGGGCGCGTACGGCGATTGAGTGTGAGTTCGCGGTTCTCACCGGCACCCGACTCATGCCCGACCGTGTCGGCGCGCCCCTCTTGCCAACTGGGCCGGGCCCCCGGCAGGCGCCCCGCTCGGCCCTTCGATCAGCGCGCCGTGGCGGTCAGATCCGCGAAGTCCACGAGCGTATCGTCTTCCGTCCACACCCCCACGTTCCCCTGGGAAAATCGATCGTCGCGGAGCCTCAGCACTTCCTTTCCGTCGTAGGATGCCCGCGTCACCGATTTTCGCCTCGAGATCGCGAGCGTGTGCCAGGTGCCCGGCTCGATGGGACCGATCTTGGCGAATTTGACATCGCGCCGCTTCCCGTAGAGAAGATAGTGGAACGCCAGCTCGCCGGTTTTCGCGCTGACCCGCACCAGGTATCCGCTCGTTCCTTTCGGGTCCATCTGGAAGAGGAGCCCGGCCGAGGGATCGATCTCGCCCGACCGGATCCGGAAGCGCACCGACGCGTCCAGATCCCCCAGCAAAGGCCGCGTGAACGTGAGGTAATGCCAGGTGATCCCGTCATCATCCTCGGACTGGCTGAGGATGCGACTCGCCGGAGACGCCGATCCTGTCGAGTCCTCGGACACCTGCCAGACCCCGCCGAACGCCATGGAGTGGGCGGGCTTTTGCCCGAGCGTGTCCGCTTCAAAGCTCCACGTATACGTCTTCCCCGCCGCGGGAAGCCTCACCGTGGCAGCCCCGCCCGAGGGGGCGGCCCCGAGCGCTCCCGCGACCGCCCAGCCGAGGAAAAGCACCGCACGCGTCCGCCCCGAAGCTCCACCGATTCTTCTCATCCACCCTCCCTGAGCTTGTGGAAAAGCCGCACCATGGCTTCGGTGTCCCGGCGGCAGTAGGCGCGGAGCGCCTGAACGAGCTCGCGCCGCCGTCCCTCGGAGGTGCCCGCATCGATCATCTGCACGAACGCGACCGCCGCCTGGCCCCCCTCCCGGATTTCGAGATCCTCGTAATCGAGGTCGTCGATCAGGGCGGGCAGCACTTCCTTGATGGAGAAAGAGCCCCTGAAGCCCGGGTGATAGTAGTGAGACCGGATCAGCTCGAGTAGATCCACCATCCGGGACTCCACGATCGCGAGCAGAGCCTCTCTCCACTCCTCGAGCTCTTCCGCCAGAGACCGCATGATCCGCTCCTCGAATCCGGAGTAGACCACGATGGGACCCTCGTCGCCGAGCGACTCGATGAGCGAAGCGGCCAGAGCCCGGCGCGGGTCGGTCGGCTCCGTGTGGAGGTATTCGCGGTGCTCGAGCGATCCGTCTTTCAGGAGCACGTGATCGGACCATTGGAAAGGCACTTGCTGAAACGGCCTCGTTCCGACGAAGAGAGGAAGGGCCGGATTGCATGTCTCGAAGTCGAGGAAATGGATCGGCGTCTCGAGCGCGCCGAGTGCGCGTTTCAGCTCGGGGTCGGAATGGACGCTCCCCGTGATCACGCAGGCCCGAATCCTCCGATGGAGGTCGCTCAAGCCATCGAAATCCTCGGGAATGTCGCGGATGTCCTCGATATCGGCATCGCGGAGGGCGCGAAGGAGCTTCGGGCTCATGCGGGGCAGATGCTCGAGCGGATACTCGGGCCCGTGGAGGTGGCAACGCGTGTAGAAGGGACACACATAGGGCCGCTTGCAGTGCGGCCCGACAAGAATGGCCGGCGGCTCCATCTCCCACAGCGGAGCGCGCATCGCTTCAAGCTGCGAGACCAGGATGGGCCTGACGTCGCGGGCCTGGGCCGTGATGTCTCGAAGCGCGAAGAGCTGGTCGAGGACGTATGGACCCCCTTGGTACACGTATTGATTGTTCACGTGGAGGATGCAGGCGCGGCGGACCGGAACCCCGGCTCCCTCGAGCACGTAGAGCTGGATTCCCACGTCGGGGAGGTATTCCTCCTTGTAACCGGCGCTGGACTTGACCTCGACCAGGTCCCAGGTCCCGTCGCCAGCGGGAGCGAGAATGTCCACGCGGATTCGCACGTCGTGGTGCTTGAATGCGGCTTCATAAATCGGCCTGGTGGCCGATTGCGCGAGCGCGGACGCGGTGCTTCGTGTCGCGTCGTCATGATGGGAGTCCCCGGGAATGCGCACACCGCCCGCGAAGAGCTCTTGCGCCGCCGCTCCTACGCGCGCGCCCGTCTCGAAGAGCGCCTTCGTGGTGGGATCGAGAGGGTCGCGCAGGTCGGGGTCGTAGCATTCGTAATAGAGTCGCTTGTGGCACTGGAGCCCCGCCACGAAGCGCGACTTGGAGAGAAGCGGGATCGATGTGCGAACGGACGGGGCAGAAGGAGTACCCCAGAGGGGAAGCTGTTCCATTGACCCGACGTTACCTCACACCCCCCAAGCTGAATATGTCACAAAGAGTTAGGGCCGAGCGCGGTCGGGCCCGGGCGAACTAGGCGAGATGCTGAGTGGACCCGATGCGTCGGCCCGGTGGGAGTATAGCGCGGCACGATCGGTTTGCGACTGTTGTAATATTGCCCAAGCGGCCGGGCACCGCCGCGTCGATATCCCTCGAGCGTTTCCGCGTCACCCTGATCCGGAGGATCGCAACGATGTGTCGTCTCCTCACCGCCGCCTTGGTAGCGCTCCTCCTCGCCCCGCAAGCATCGGCGTTGGCCAAGCTTCCCTCCCAGCCGAAAGCCCCGAAACGCCCGACGTTCAATCTCTACTGGGGGGAGAGGGTCGAGGATGACTATCAATATCTGGAACATGTGGCCGACCCGGCCGTCGCGAAATGGGCGAAAGCACAGAACAGCTACACGCGCGCGTGGTTGGATAACCATCCCGAGCGGAAAGCGATCCTGGAACGAGTTGTGGAGCTCACCCACTCCGAATCGCCGGATTACTACGGCGGGAGCTATCGAAACGGAACCTACTTCTTCATGAAAGATCAGCCTCCGAAGCAGCAACCCTTCTTGGTCGCGTTGACTTCCGTGATGGACACGAAGACGGAGAGGGCGGTCGTGGACCCCAACGCGATCGATTCCACGGGGGGAACCTCGATCGATTTCTACGCTCCTTCGCTCGACGGGAAGTACGTCGCCGTGTCGCTCTCGAAGAACGGCACCGAGGACGGGGTCCTCTTCATCTACGAGACCGCAACCGGCAGGCGTCTGGACGACACGATCCCCAAGGTGAACGGCGGCACGGCGGGCGGCAGCGCGGCCTGGAACGCGGACGCGAGCGGAATCTACTACACCCGCTATCCGCACGAAGGAGAACGCCGGACGGAAGATCTCCCCTTCTACCAACAGGTCTATTACCACAAGATCGGAACGCCGACCGCCGAGGATGCCTACGTCCTCGGAAAGGAATTCCCGAAGATCGCCGAGGTCGAATTGAGCACGAGCCCCGACGGGCAGTACCTGCTCGCGGACGTGAGTCATGGAGACGGCGGGGAGCACGCGTACTGGCTTCGCTCCGCGGGCGCTGGGTGGACCCAGGTCGCGCGTTTCGAAGATAAGATCGTGGACATGAAGTTCGGGATGGACGGCGCCCTGTACCTGCTCTCGCGAGCGGACGCGCCCCACAAAAAGATCCTCCGCCTTCCGCTCGCGTACCCCGATCTGAACCACGCGGGCGTGATCATCCCGGATACCGAGAATACGATCGAGGACTACACCCCCACGGCGACGAGGATTTACGTGACGGAGATGGTCGGAGGCCCGACCCAGATGCGGGTCTACGACTTGAAGGGACGCGCGCTCAGCCTCGCCGCGATGTCCGAGGTCTCGCTGATCGGGACCGCCGTTCGCACGTCCGGGGACGAGGTGCTCGTGCGCAGCCAGAGCTACACGCGCCCTCCCGCCTATTACCGCTACGGCTTGGGCAGCGCCGAGCTTCAGGAAACCGCGCTCGCACAGACCTCCCCCGCCGACTTCAGTGACTGCGAGGTGCGTCGCGAGTTCGCGACGGCATCCGACGGCACGAAGCTGCCCGTCAACATCATCATGCGGAAGAGCACGAAGCTCGACGGGGAGGCGCCGACCCTTCTCTACGGCTACGGCAGCTATGGGCTGAGCGAGCAGCCCTATTTCCAGCCGGACCTCAAGGTCTGGCTCGAGCAGGGCGGCATCTACGTGGACGCGAGCGTCCGCGGAGGCGGCGAGTTCGGCGACGACTGGCACAAGGCCGCACGGCTCGGAACGAAGAAGGTCTCGATGGATGATTTCGCCGTCTGCGCGCGCTACCTCGTCGAGAGAGGCTATACGAGGACGGGGCGGCTCGCGATCGAAGGGGGAAGCGCAGGCGGCCTCTTGGTCTACGGCACGCTGGTCCACTACCCCGATTTCATGCACGCCGCGGTCGCCCACGTCGGCTACGGCGACGCGCTGCGAACCGAGCTATCGCCGAACGGCGAATTCAACACCACCGAGTTCGGAACCGTGAAGGACTCGATCCAATTCCGCGGGATGTACGGCTACTCGCCCTACCATCACGTGAAGGACCCGAAGACCTACCCCTCCGTGCTCGCGCTCACGGGGGTCAACGATCCGCGGGTGCCCGCCTGGGAAACCTTCAAGATGGTCGCGAGGCTCCAGGCGACCAAGTCCCCGAACCCGGTGCTCATGAGGGTGAGCTATGGCTCCGGGCACGGCGGCGGTACCGCGCTCTCGGAACGCGACCAGCAGAAGGCGGATGTGCTGATGTTTCTCTTCGACCGTCTCGGCGTGAAGTACCGTCCCGTCCAGCGCGAGGGAAAATCCGGAAAGACGGTCCCGAGCCTGTGACCGAGGCGCCCGATCCGATCGCGCTGTTTCGGGAATGGGCGGCGCTCGCCAGACGTCCGGATATTCTGGAACCCGACGCGGCCGCGCTCGCGACGGTCGGTCCCGACGGAAAACCGTCCGTCCGCATGGTGTTGGTCCGCGCCGTGGATGACCGGGGATTCGTCTTCTACACCAACCTCGGGAGCCGAAAGGGGTCGGAGCTTCTGAGCGGCGGCGGCGAGGGCGCTCCGGCCGCGCTCTGCTTCTGGTGGCCCCCTCTCGCGAAACAGGTGCGCGTCGAAGGCACGGCCAGGACCGTATCCGACGCCGAGGCGGACGAGTACTGGGCGGGCCGCGCCCGCGACTCGCAGGTCGGCGCCTGGGCGTCCCGCCAGAGCGCCGAGCTTCCCGGGGGACGCGGGGAGCTCACGGCCCGGTTCGCGGAGCTTGACAGGAGTCTGCCGGAGAAGGTGCCGCGGCCGCGCTTCTGGAGCGGCTTCCGGATTGAGCCGCGGCGAATCGAGTTCTGGGAAGGCCGTCCCATGAGGCTCCACCACCGCGTGCTCTACACGCGCGAGGGACGTGGATGGGCCGCGAAAATCCTGAGCCCCTGACGCGGCACGCGCCGCCTGTCGAGTCGAGGCTCGGCTGGCTCGGGATCGCGTTCGCGGCGCTCTACTTGGGCTCGGTCACCATCAAGACCCCCGTCCTGCGCCCGGGTCTGACCCTGGGCGACTTCATCGACGTGGCGACACCTTTCATTCTCGTATTTCTCTACACGCTGGTCGGGCGCGCGCTCTTCGTCGGGTCGCGGGGCGCACGCCCGGACTCCTCCGGGGCCCCGGATTTGGGTCCGCGGATGCTTCTCATCCTCGGTGGGTTCGCGCTCGTGCTGGGGCATGGAATGCACGTCGCGGCGAACTCCATCCATGATGCGATCACGCGGGCGCGGCTTCCCGATCCGCTCGGCCTCGCCGATTGGTGGGACGAACGGGTATCGCACTACCTCATCGATTCCTCCAAGGTCGCTATCTGCGTCGGCCTCACCCTTCTCGAGCGGCGGGTGCACGCGCCCTCCGAGCCCGCGTCAAAGGCGAAAACCCGAGGCGGGCGGATCACGATCGGCGCCGCCGCCTATGGATTCATCTACTTCGCGGCGGGGGTCGAGGGGCAGACGGTTCCGCTCCTCCTTCCCTTCGCCGTAGCCTATCTGGCCTGGGCGCTCACGCCGGCGCGACCCATCCGCCCGGTGCGGCGCTTCTTCGGCGTCGGGGCGGCCGTATCGATTCTGCTTTTTGCCGTCTGGGGAATCTGGCACAGGGGGTTCCCCGAGTTCAGCGCGGTCGGAATGATTCCGCGGAACGGACCCTAACGATCGGAGTGGCGAGATGAGCCCGCATCTCTATCTTGGCTTCAAGCTTCTCCATGTGCTCGCGGTGGCGCTCTTTCTCGGAAACATCACCACCGGGATTTTCTGGAAGGCGCACGCGGACCGCTCCCGCAACCCGATCATCATCGGGCACATGCTCGAGGGGATCATCCAGGCGGACCGGCTGTTCACGATGCCTCCGATCATCTTCATCCTGATCGGCGGCTTCGGGGCCGCGATCGGCGGAAACTACCCGATCCTCGGAACGGGATGGATCTTCTGGTCCATCGTTCTCTTCTCGATCTCCGGCTTCGCGTTCGGGAGTCAGGTGGCCCCGCTGCAGAGGAAGATGCTGGCGCTCGTGAGGAGAAGCGGCGATGCCCTGGATTGGGCGGCCTATCGATCGCTTTCCCGGCGGTGGGAGCTTTGGGGCGCGGTGGCGCTCGTCACACCCGCGATCGCCGCCGGGCTCATGATCATGAAGCCCGCGCTGCCTGGCCTCAGGGACCTGCTCTAGGGGAGCCTCGGAAAAGACGGGACCCGGCCCCTCCCGGGACCGGGTCCTTGCGAGGCGGGCTCGCTCGCCGCTCAGTTCAAGACCACCTTCTTCTCGGTCGATTCGCCTCCCGCCGTAAATCGCGCGAAGTAGATTCCCTTGGCCACCTGCGACCCGTCCGTCGCGCGGCCGTCCCAGTGGGCGGTGAAGGAGCCCGGGGCCGCGTCCTGGTCGACGAGAGTTCGAACGAGTCGCCCCTGCGCGTCGTAGAGCCGGAGCGAGACGTGGCCCGCCTTGGGGACCGTGAACTCGAGCCTGCTCGAGGACGAGGGATTTTCCCCCGCAAGCCGCAACGAGAGCTTCGGCGCGCCCACGGGCTCCCCGGTCGTGGCGCCCGCCCCCGTCCCCGGGGTGGCGGACGCGGGATGGATCGGCTCCTCGCGATGGTGCTCGTGGGTGAACGGCGAGTGCGGAGGAGCGACGTAGGGGAAGTACGGCAGGAAGGGGAGGTCGTTTTCGTCCACGCCGTCCCCCAGCGCGTTCGCGGGCGCGGTGTTGAAGCCGGGCGTCAAGACATATCCCCCCGCGGCGGCGCGCTCCTCGACGTCCACGACATCATCCGAGAGCCTGCGCCCATTCGGGAATCCCGCGGCATCCCCCGCGATCACCCCGAGCCGGTTGGGGTTCGTGGTGTTGGGCGCGATCGCCATGTTGAGCCGGAGCATCTCGCAGGGCACCTGCCTCGCGTTCGCCGGCTTGTTCACGCCGGGAATGCCGGTCAGGAACACCGTCACGAGATCGTTTCGAGGGGTGGTCGGAATCGGGAGCCCATAGAGAAGGTTGAAGAGCTTCGGAAGCTCGGGGTCGGTGACGTAGCTCAGAAACGCGGCGTCCCCCGTCGGCTTCGTGTGATTGAACTTGTCCTTGGCGGCGAGCGGGATCACGACCTCGTTCACGAGCGGCATGCCGAGGCGCGAGACCTGGATATCGGGCCCGATGTTCAGGACGGTTCCGTCCTCTTTCAGCACGCGCACCTTCGAACGCTCCGCGGAGTCATAGATCCCGATCACGGAGTTGCGTTCGTTCGGGGCCGACCCGTCCTTCGTGAGCCTCGCCATAGGGGCCTGGATCGCGATCGTCATCACGTTGAATCCGCCGACGCCGTCGACACCGCCCCCCGTGTTTCCAGGGACGCGCCGAATCGTGAGTAGGTCAAAAACCGCGCCCAAGTCCACGAAGAACGGATCGTCCCTGGGACCGACGAAGATCTTCGTGCCGTCGGGAAGCGTCTTGACGGCGGCTTGAGCCA
Encoded here:
- a CDS encoding RNA polymerase sigma factor; its protein translation is MGSIKPDRTAVPDAEIVQLVLAGEIDAFDELVRRTRRPAYRLARRITRNHEDADDVVQDSYVKAYRALPRFDAGCAFGPWFLTIVARTALSQIRQGARRATVPLDEPGNEGMTLAERLPDATLDPAGRQNLLDVEQALERLSEEHRSILALRVEGDLPYAEIASALDIPIGTVMSRLARAREALLEEVERIRASRFRR
- a CDS encoding dipeptidase, with product MNLSAAFDFIQKNEKRYIDELIQFLRIPSISAHKEHDKDVQAALEFDKKKLESLGFRTEVWPTRSHAGLFAERIVDPAAPTVLIYGHVDVQPVDPIELWESPPFEPRIKDGAIWARGADDNKGQHYAQIAGVESVIQGGGGLPVNVKFIIESDEEFDGEAMAEVAPRHKEKLRCDVFVVSDSSFPDIDHPAITVSLRGIQTVEITIRGPAGDKHSGEWGGMLYEPIDVLRWVLQHLKDFKTGRVLVPGFYDDVQEVSAEDRRAIGAVPWNDASRAKSIGAKRLFHEEGFSALESATIRPTLQVNGVIGGYTGEGFKTVIGSWVRAKISMRLVHNQDPERIYHLFERYVRELVGDMGTVEFRKFGAGRPVRAEVSNPFVQAGLRALEAGFEKPPIAMGQGGSIPIVAPMVAITGAPCVLMGFGLPEDNLHAPNEHFAIRCFLGGARSAAAYLNEVSSRVGAGARR
- a CDS encoding DUF2779 domain-containing protein — encoded protein: MEQLPLWGTPSAPSVRTSIPLLSKSRFVAGLQCHKRLYYECYDPDLRDPLDPTTKALFETGARVGAAAQELFAGGVRIPGDSHHDDATRSTASALAQSATRPIYEAAFKHHDVRIRVDILAPAGDGTWDLVEVKSSAGYKEEYLPDVGIQLYVLEGAGVPVRRACILHVNNQYVYQGGPYVLDQLFALRDITAQARDVRPILVSQLEAMRAPLWEMEPPAILVGPHCKRPYVCPFYTRCHLHGPEYPLEHLPRMSPKLLRALRDADIEDIRDIPEDFDGLSDLHRRIRACVITGSVHSDPELKRALGALETPIHFLDFETCNPALPLFVGTRPFQQVPFQWSDHVLLKDGSLEHREYLHTEPTDPRRALAASLIESLGDEGPIVVYSGFEERIMRSLAEELEEWREALLAIVESRMVDLLELIRSHYYHPGFRGSFSIKEVLPALIDDLDYEDLEIREGGQAAVAFVQMIDAGTSEGRRRELVQALRAYCRRDTEAMVRLFHKLREGG
- a CDS encoding S9 family peptidase codes for the protein MCRLLTAALVALLLAPQASALAKLPSQPKAPKRPTFNLYWGERVEDDYQYLEHVADPAVAKWAKAQNSYTRAWLDNHPERKAILERVVELTHSESPDYYGGSYRNGTYFFMKDQPPKQQPFLVALTSVMDTKTERAVVDPNAIDSTGGTSIDFYAPSLDGKYVAVSLSKNGTEDGVLFIYETATGRRLDDTIPKVNGGTAGGSAAWNADASGIYYTRYPHEGERRTEDLPFYQQVYYHKIGTPTAEDAYVLGKEFPKIAEVELSTSPDGQYLLADVSHGDGGEHAYWLRSAGAGWTQVARFEDKIVDMKFGMDGALYLLSRADAPHKKILRLPLAYPDLNHAGVIIPDTENTIEDYTPTATRIYVTEMVGGPTQMRVYDLKGRALSLAAMSEVSLIGTAVRTSGDEVLVRSQSYTRPPAYYRYGLGSAELQETALAQTSPADFSDCEVRREFATASDGTKLPVNIIMRKSTKLDGEAPTLLYGYGSYGLSEQPYFQPDLKVWLEQGGIYVDASVRGGGEFGDDWHKAARLGTKKVSMDDFAVCARYLVERGYTRTGRLAIEGGSAGGLLVYGTLVHYPDFMHAAVAHVGYGDALRTELSPNGEFNTTEFGTVKDSIQFRGMYGYSPYHHVKDPKTYPSVLALTGVNDPRVPAWETFKMVARLQATKSPNPVLMRVSYGSGHGGGTALSERDQQKADVLMFLFDRLGVKYRPVQREGKSGKTVPSL
- the pdxH gene encoding pyridoxamine 5'-phosphate oxidase, which encodes MTEAPDPIALFREWAALARRPDILEPDAAALATVGPDGKPSVRMVLVRAVDDRGFVFYTNLGSRKGSELLSGGGEGAPAALCFWWPPLAKQVRVEGTARTVSDAEADEYWAGRARDSQVGAWASRQSAELPGGRGELTARFAELDRSLPEKVPRPRFWSGFRIEPRRIEFWEGRPMRLHHRVLYTREGRGWAAKILSP
- a CDS encoding DUF2269 family protein, with the protein product MSPHLYLGFKLLHVLAVALFLGNITTGIFWKAHADRSRNPIIIGHMLEGIIQADRLFTMPPIIFILIGGFGAAIGGNYPILGTGWIFWSIVLFSISGFAFGSQVAPLQRKMLALVRRSGDALDWAAYRSLSRRWELWGAVALVTPAIAAGLMIMKPALPGLRDLL
- a CDS encoding DUF4331 domain-containing protein; amino-acid sequence: MRHLRFIKGAAFTLVALALALAMPAKARASSHSEAPGTAKDRLADDTDLYAFVAPDAADKVTIVGDWIPLLEPNGGPNFYTFDDDVEYYINIDNAGDCLDHIRYQFKFKTTRRNPATFLYNTGVVTSLDDPDLNVRQTYTLTRFDDGSPTVLVRDGVVAPNNVGPASMPSYNDLAQAAVKTLPDGTKIFVGPRDDPFFVDLGAVFDLLTIRRVPGNTGGGVDGVGGFNVMTIAIQAPMARLTKDGSAPNERNSVIGIYDSAERSKVRVLKEDGTVLNIGPDIQVSRLGMPLVNEVVIPLAAKDKFNHTKPTGDAAFLSYVTDPELPKLFNLLYGLPIPTTPRNDLVTVFLTGIPGVNKPANARQVPCEMLRLNMAIAPNTTNPNRLGVIAGDAAGFPNGRRLSDDVVDVEERAAAGGYVLTPGFNTAPANALGDGVDENDLPFLPYFPYVAPPHSPFTHEHHREEPIHPASATPGTGAGATTGEPVGAPKLSLRLAGENPSSSSRLEFTVPKAGHVSLRLYDAQGRLVRTLVDQDAAPGSFTAHWDGRATDGSQVAKGIYFARFTAGGESTEKKVVLN